The proteins below come from a single Thermotoga sp. KOL6 genomic window:
- a CDS encoding PLP-dependent aminotransferase family protein — MNLENKISKIGRNMKSSIIREILKFASDEEAISFGGGVPDPETFPRKELAEIAKEIIEKEYHYTLQYSTTEGDPLLKHQILKLLERMYGITGLDEDNIVFTVGSQQALDLIGKIFLDDESYCVLDDPAYLGAINAFKQYLAHFIVVPLEDDGMNIDVLEKKLSELDRRGKIKRVKFIYVVSNFHNPAGVTTSLEKRKALVEIAERYDLFIIEDDPYGALRYEGETIDPIFKIGGPERVVMLNTFSKVLAPGLRIGMVVGDKEFIKRIVQAKQSADLCSPAITHRLAARYLERYDLFEHLKPTIEIYRRKRKVMLKALEENFSDIPGAKWVKSEGGLFVWLSLPEGFDTWEMFEYAKKKKIFYVPGRVFKVYDEPSPSMRLSFCLPPDEKIVEGVKRLREVVLEYGRTKKIF, encoded by the coding sequence GTGAATCTAGAGAATAAGATTTCCAAGATAGGTAGGAACATGAAATCCTCCATCATTAGAGAGATTTTGAAGTTTGCGTCAGATGAAGAGGCAATTTCTTTTGGTGGGGGGGTACCGGATCCCGAAACTTTCCCAAGAAAAGAACTCGCAGAGATCGCAAAGGAAATCATAGAAAAGGAGTATCATTATACACTTCAATACTCTACAACAGAAGGAGATCCGTTGTTGAAACATCAAATTCTGAAACTCTTGGAGAGAATGTACGGAATTACAGGATTGGATGAGGACAACATAGTTTTCACCGTTGGTTCACAACAAGCATTAGATCTCATAGGGAAGATTTTCCTAGATGATGAAAGTTACTGTGTGTTGGATGATCCAGCGTATCTCGGAGCGATCAACGCCTTTAAACAATACCTTGCACATTTCATAGTTGTACCCCTTGAGGACGATGGTATGAATATCGATGTTTTAGAGAAGAAACTCTCTGAGTTGGACAGGAGAGGCAAGATCAAGCGAGTTAAATTCATATATGTTGTTTCTAATTTCCATAATCCTGCTGGTGTTACAACCTCTTTAGAAAAAAGGAAAGCGCTCGTTGAAATCGCGGAGAGGTACGATCTTTTTATCATAGAGGACGATCCTTACGGTGCCCTCAGATACGAAGGAGAAACGATCGATCCCATTTTCAAAATTGGTGGTCCAGAAAGGGTAGTTATGCTGAACACTTTCAGTAAAGTTCTCGCACCTGGTCTCAGAATTGGTATGGTGGTGGGGGATAAAGAATTCATCAAAAGAATCGTTCAAGCGAAACAGTCGGCTGATCTGTGTAGTCCAGCGATCACTCATCGTCTTGCAGCTCGTTACCTTGAGAGATATGATCTTTTTGAACATTTGAAACCCACTATAGAGATTTACAGAAGGAAAAGGAAAGTAATGCTCAAAGCCCTCGAAGAGAATTTCTCCGACATTCCTGGAGCAAAATGGGTTAAGTCTGAAGGAGGGCTTTTCGTTTGGTTGTCTCTTCCCGAAGGATTCGATACCTGGGAGATGTTCGAATATGCAAAAAAGAAGAAGATCTTCTACGTTCCTGGAAGAGTTTTCAAAGTGTACGATGAACCCAGTCCCTCTATGAGACTCTCTTTCTGCCTCCCACCCGACGAAAAGATCGTTGAAGGTGTGAAGAGACTGAGGGAAGTGGTTCTTGAGTACGGTAGAACAAAGAAGATTTTCTGA
- a CDS encoding bifunctional enoyl-CoA hydratase/phosphate acetyltransferase — protein MFLERLVEKARGRNKRLAVAVANDENVIQSVFKAWKENVCDPVLFGPKEEILKIVREFTPEWIDPNIVDCKVETAGKFAVEAVSEGECDFLMKGKIKTGDLMKIYLKEEYGLRTGKTISMVSVMEVPDFGRPLIVSDPGMVINPTLEQKIDMIDHCVRVARVLGIETPKVAIVGAIEVVNPKMPITMEAAVLSKMNQRGQIKGCIVDGPFALDNVVSKEAAQKKGIESPVAGTADILILPNIEAANIFYKALVFLAKARSASTILGGRVPVVLTSRADSEETKYYSIVLSSLFA, from the coding sequence ATGTTTTTGGAAAGGTTGGTTGAAAAGGCACGGGGGAGGAATAAAAGACTCGCGGTTGCGGTAGCAAACGACGAGAATGTGATCCAGTCTGTTTTCAAAGCATGGAAAGAAAACGTCTGTGATCCCGTTCTTTTTGGCCCAAAAGAAGAGATTTTGAAAATCGTAAGAGAATTCACTCCCGAATGGATCGATCCGAACATCGTAGACTGCAAAGTAGAAACCGCTGGAAAATTCGCTGTGGAGGCTGTTTCCGAGGGTGAGTGTGATTTTCTGATGAAGGGTAAGATAAAAACGGGTGATCTTATGAAGATTTATTTGAAAGAGGAATACGGTCTTCGAACGGGGAAAACCATTTCCATGGTGAGTGTAATGGAAGTCCCGGATTTTGGAAGACCGCTCATTGTTTCCGATCCTGGAATGGTTATAAATCCAACTCTTGAACAAAAGATCGATATGATAGATCACTGTGTTCGTGTAGCAAGGGTTTTGGGAATAGAGACCCCGAAAGTAGCAATCGTAGGGGCCATAGAAGTGGTGAATCCTAAAATGCCTATCACTATGGAAGCGGCCGTTCTTTCGAAAATGAACCAAAGGGGACAGATAAAGGGCTGTATTGTCGATGGTCCTTTCGCTTTGGACAATGTAGTATCGAAAGAAGCGGCGCAGAAGAAAGGAATAGAAAGTCCCGTGGCGGGAACAGCGGACATATTGATTCTTCCGAATATAGAAGCTGCCAACATTTTTTATAAAGCTCTTGTGTTCTTAGCGAAAGCCAGATCGGCATCTACTATTCTCGGTGGAAGAGTTCCGGTTGTTCTTACTTCAAGAGCAGATTCGGAGGAGACCAAATACTATTCGATCGTTCTTTCTTCTTTGTTTGCTTAG
- a CDS encoding branched-chain amino acid ABC transporter permease produces the protein MEKRLSKRASLTLTIIFILFMVILLYLANEYMDSYKLRVVRLIAIYGIMAVSLNLINGITGIFSLGHAGFILIGAYTASLLTLSPEQKSMSFIIEPIVPWLANVHTDFLTATITGGVVAAIFAFLIGWPVLRLSGDYLAIASLGFAEVIRIVALNAISITNGPLGLKGIPEYSNIWWCYGWLFVTVLFVASLVNSSYGRALKAIREDRIAAEMMGINVFKHQLLSFVIGAFFAGVSGSLYAHWLTTIDPRITTLGPMLTFYVLIMIVLGGLGSISGSLIGAALFAILFEWLRDLEEPFTFFGIHVPGIKGMRILVISAIFILVMIFWQRGIMGREELTWNNLYKWIFARRKGGDKE, from the coding sequence ATGGAGAAGAGATTGTCAAAACGCGCAAGTCTCACTCTCACGATAATTTTCATCCTTTTCATGGTAATCCTTCTCTATCTTGCCAATGAATATATGGACAGTTACAAGCTCAGAGTGGTAAGACTCATTGCAATATATGGAATCATGGCGGTGAGTTTGAACCTAATCAATGGAATCACGGGAATTTTCTCTCTTGGTCACGCGGGATTCATTTTGATAGGTGCATACACTGCCTCTCTGCTTACCCTTTCACCGGAACAAAAATCTATGTCTTTTATAATAGAACCTATTGTACCATGGCTTGCAAACGTGCACACTGATTTTCTGACGGCTACGATCACAGGAGGAGTTGTGGCAGCCATTTTTGCATTCTTGATAGGATGGCCAGTGTTGAGACTTTCAGGAGATTATTTGGCAATAGCGTCTCTTGGATTCGCAGAAGTAATAAGAATTGTGGCATTGAACGCCATAAGTATCACCAACGGGCCTTTAGGCTTAAAAGGCATACCGGAATACTCGAATATCTGGTGGTGTTATGGATGGTTGTTTGTCACCGTTTTGTTCGTTGCGAGTCTCGTAAACAGCAGCTATGGTAGGGCTTTGAAAGCTATAAGGGAAGATAGGATTGCCGCTGAGATGATGGGGATAAACGTCTTCAAACATCAGCTCCTTTCCTTTGTCATCGGAGCATTTTTTGCGGGAGTTTCGGGATCACTGTATGCTCATTGGCTTACCACAATAGATCCTAGAATAACAACACTTGGACCTATGCTCACTTTCTACGTTCTCATCATGATCGTTCTTGGAGGGCTGGGAAGCATTTCGGGATCACTTATAGGAGCTGCACTCTTTGCGATACTCTTTGAATGGCTAAGAGATTTGGAAGAACCTTTTACATTCTTCGGGATCCACGTCCCAGGTATAAAGGGAATGAGAATTTTGGTGATATCTGCTATATTCATTCTTGTTATGATCTTTTGGCAAAGGGGAATAATGGGAAGAGAAGAATTGACATGGAACAACCTCTATAAATGGATTTTCGCCCGCCGCAAAGGTGGTGATAAAGAATGA
- a CDS encoding ferritin codes for MVISERIRKALNNQLNKEIYSSYLYLSMATYFDAEGFKGFAHWMKKQAQEELNHAMKFYSYIYDRGGRVELETIEKPPSKWEGVEEAFKAALEHEEFVTRSIYDILELAMEEKDHATVSFLKWFVDEQVEEEEQVREILDLLKKASGHISLIFQLDRYLGQRE; via the coding sequence ATGGTTATCTCGGAAAGGATCAGAAAAGCTCTCAACAATCAATTGAACAAGGAGATTTACTCATCTTATCTTTATCTTTCCATGGCAACCTACTTCGACGCGGAAGGTTTCAAAGGATTCGCTCACTGGATGAAAAAGCAGGCTCAGGAAGAGCTCAATCATGCTATGAAATTTTACAGTTACATTTATGACAGGGGAGGCAGAGTGGAACTTGAAACCATAGAAAAACCTCCATCAAAATGGGAAGGTGTAGAAGAAGCTTTTAAAGCTGCTTTGGAACACGAAGAATTTGTTACAAGGTCTATTTACGACATTTTAGAACTTGCCATGGAAGAGAAAGATCACGCTACCGTGAGTTTTCTCAAATGGTTTGTCGATGAACAAGTTGAGGAAGAAGAACAGGTAAGAGAGATTCTGGATCTCCTGAAAAAAGCAAGTGGCCATATTTCTTTGATATTCCAGCTCGACAGATATCTTGGACAGAGAGAATGA
- a CDS encoding ABC transporter ATP-binding protein, with the protein MSDLVLEVKSLHVYYGAIHALKGINLEVPKGKIVTLIGANGAGKTTTLSSIAGLVRSQRGKIFFNGQDITNKPPHVINKLGIALVPEGRRIFPGLTVYENLMMGAYTRKDKEGIKRDLEWIFSLFPRLKERLKQLGGTLSGGEQQMLAIGRALMSRPRLLMMDEPSLGLAPILVSEVFEVIQKINQEGTTILLVEQNALGALKIAHYGYVLETGKIVLEGEAKDLLNNEMVKRAYLGVA; encoded by the coding sequence GTGTCTGACCTCGTTCTCGAGGTAAAATCTTTGCACGTTTATTACGGAGCGATTCACGCTCTGAAGGGAATAAATTTGGAAGTCCCAAAGGGAAAGATAGTCACACTCATCGGTGCAAACGGTGCGGGAAAAACTACCACACTTTCTTCTATAGCAGGATTAGTTCGATCGCAGAGGGGAAAGATTTTCTTCAATGGTCAAGATATTACAAATAAACCACCGCACGTGATAAACAAGCTCGGGATAGCTCTCGTTCCGGAAGGTAGAAGAATCTTTCCTGGGCTCACCGTTTATGAAAATTTGATGATGGGGGCATACACCAGAAAAGACAAAGAAGGAATAAAAAGAGATCTAGAATGGATATTTTCACTTTTTCCAAGGTTGAAAGAAAGACTGAAACAACTTGGAGGAACTCTTTCAGGCGGAGAACAACAGATGCTCGCCATAGGAAGGGCTTTGATGAGCAGGCCTCGTCTTCTCATGATGGACGAACCATCACTTGGTCTTGCTCCTATATTGGTTTCAGAAGTTTTTGAAGTGATCCAGAAGATAAATCAAGAGGGAACCACCATTCTCCTTGTGGAACAAAATGCCCTCGGTGCTCTTAAAATAGCTCACTATGGATATGTGCTTGAGACGGGAAAGATTGTTCTTGAAGGAGAAGCGAAAGATCTTTTGAATAATGAAATGGTTAAAAGAGCATATTTGGGAGTTGCATAA
- a CDS encoding type II secretion system protein J: MKSGFTITEMLITMTILLTVILFTIGLLGRAMITTAQSITVVELSDDLLKTAMELRKEIIKAGPRVEKINVYPDKVEFFVNVPFGDENYYPKEYKYSIIYRDSKIEIWKENEKKVIATDISTCTFYSQTSSTVSFFIGKKKNNIERVFYVSVSLPNVK; this comes from the coding sequence GTGAAGAGTGGATTCACCATAACGGAGATGTTGATAACGATGACGATTCTTTTGACAGTGATTCTCTTTACAATTGGTCTTCTAGGAAGAGCTATGATCACCACCGCCCAATCCATAACGGTTGTAGAACTTTCAGATGATCTTCTGAAAACTGCTATGGAACTGAGAAAAGAGATCATAAAAGCGGGGCCGAGAGTGGAAAAGATAAACGTCTACCCAGACAAAGTTGAATTTTTTGTAAACGTTCCTTTTGGAGATGAAAACTACTACCCCAAAGAATACAAATACTCGATTATCTATAGGGATTCGAAAATAGAAATTTGGAAGGAAAACGAGAAGAAAGTGATCGCTACTGACATTTCCACATGTACATTCTACTCGCAGACTTCTAGTACCGTTTCGTTTTTCATAGGGAAGAAAAAGAACAATATCGAAAGAGTTTTCTATGTCTCCGTTTCGCTGCCAAACGTAAAGTGA
- a CDS encoding branched-chain amino acid ABC transporter permease, with protein MVFFLQNLFNGIMLGGLYALIAIGYTMVYGILRLINFAHGDVMMMGVYFAFYAATLLSLSPFFSAIVAILGAALLGFLIDRIAYKPLRNAPRISALITAIGVSFFLESLAVVIFGAIPKSFLNVFRDRTILNKVLIVAGARIPLLTFLVIFITAAILVILFFIVYKTKIGMAMRAISMDIPTTALMGVNVDAVIGFTFALGSALAAASGIMWAMRFPNVHPYMGFMPGLKAFIAAVFGGIGSIPGAVLGGVLLGLIEIFLAAYFPSFMGYRDAFAFIVLIIILLVKPSGLLGKKITEKV; from the coding sequence GTGGTATTCTTTCTTCAAAATCTTTTCAACGGGATAATGCTCGGTGGATTGTATGCATTGATCGCTATTGGATACACCATGGTCTACGGTATCTTGAGACTAATAAATTTTGCTCACGGTGACGTAATGATGATGGGAGTGTATTTCGCTTTTTATGCGGCTACCCTTCTTTCGTTGAGTCCGTTTTTTTCCGCGATAGTAGCGATTCTCGGAGCAGCGTTGCTTGGCTTCTTAATTGATAGAATCGCGTACAAGCCTTTGAGAAACGCCCCCAGAATTTCTGCTTTGATAACTGCAATCGGTGTTTCTTTCTTCCTGGAAAGTCTCGCTGTGGTGATTTTCGGTGCCATACCGAAATCCTTCCTCAACGTTTTCAGAGACAGAACAATATTGAACAAGGTGTTGATTGTTGCTGGTGCTCGAATTCCTCTCCTCACCTTCCTTGTAATTTTTATCACCGCAGCCATATTGGTGATTTTGTTTTTCATCGTCTATAAAACGAAGATAGGAATGGCTATGAGGGCGATTTCGATGGACATTCCAACAACAGCGCTCATGGGTGTGAATGTGGATGCGGTTATCGGTTTCACCTTTGCACTCGGGTCAGCACTCGCAGCTGCGAGCGGAATCATGTGGGCGATGAGATTTCCTAATGTGCATCCTTACATGGGTTTCATGCCAGGACTCAAAGCCTTCATAGCGGCAGTTTTCGGTGGAATAGGTTCAATTCCTGGTGCTGTGCTCGGGGGTGTTTTACTTGGATTGATCGAAATTTTCCTTGCTGCATACTTTCCTTCTTTCATGGGATACAGAGACGCTTTTGCCTTCATTGTACTCATAATAATACTCCTCGTCAAACCTTCTGGACTTCTCGGTAAAAAAATCACGGAGAAGGTGTGA
- a CDS encoding ABC transporter substrate-binding protein — protein sequence MKKVISMFLIVLVVASLFSAVKIGVILPMTGGISAFGRMVWEGIQIAHEEKPSVLGEKIELVLLDTRSEKTEAANAAARAIDKEKVLAIIGEVASAHSLAIAPLAEENKVPMISPASTNPLVTQGRKFVSRVCFIDPFQGAAMAVFAYKNLGVKRVVVFTDVEQDYSVGLTNFFINKFTALGGQVKRVYFKSGDQDFSAQLSVAMAFNPDAIYVTGYYPEIALIARQARQLGFTGYILAGDGADAPELIEIGGEAVEGLLFTTHYHPKAASNPVAQKFVEVYREKYGKDPAALNALGYDAYMVLLDAIERAGSFDTEKIAEEIRKTRNFEGATGIINIDENGNAIKSVVVNVVKNGAFDFEAVINPSDIE from the coding sequence ATGAAAAAGGTCATTTCGATGTTCCTGATTGTTTTGGTGGTTGCAAGTCTTTTCTCTGCCGTCAAAATCGGGGTTATTCTTCCTATGACAGGAGGTATTTCTGCGTTTGGAAGAATGGTTTGGGAAGGAATCCAGATAGCTCATGAAGAAAAGCCGAGTGTCCTTGGTGAAAAAATTGAACTGGTTCTCCTCGACACAAGAAGCGAAAAGACGGAAGCTGCAAACGCAGCCGCGAGAGCTATAGACAAAGAAAAAGTGCTCGCAATAATTGGAGAAGTCGCAAGTGCACATTCTCTCGCTATAGCGCCACTCGCTGAGGAGAACAAAGTGCCCATGATTTCACCTGCCTCCACAAATCCGCTTGTAACACAAGGAAGAAAATTTGTTTCTAGAGTCTGTTTCATCGATCCGTTCCAAGGAGCTGCAATGGCCGTCTTTGCATACAAGAATCTTGGCGTCAAAAGAGTCGTAGTGTTTACCGATGTCGAACAAGACTATAGTGTTGGTCTTACGAACTTCTTCATAAACAAATTCACCGCTCTCGGTGGGCAAGTGAAAAGAGTATACTTCAAGAGTGGAGATCAAGATTTCTCAGCTCAACTTTCTGTTGCAATGGCTTTCAATCCAGATGCCATTTATGTAACAGGTTACTATCCTGAGATAGCCTTGATCGCAAGGCAAGCAAGGCAACTTGGCTTTACTGGATACATACTTGCTGGTGATGGAGCGGATGCTCCAGAACTTATAGAAATCGGAGGAGAAGCTGTAGAAGGTCTTCTCTTCACTACTCATTATCATCCAAAAGCGGCGAGCAATCCTGTTGCTCAGAAATTCGTCGAGGTTTACAGAGAAAAATATGGCAAAGATCCTGCTGCTCTCAATGCGCTTGGATACGACGCTTACATGGTCCTCCTCGATGCAATAGAAAGAGCAGGGAGCTTTGATACGGAGAAAATAGCAGAGGAAATCAGGAAAACTAGAAATTTCGAAGGTGCAACCGGTATCATCAATATTGATGAGAATGGGAACGCTATCAAATCCGTCGTTGTGAATGTTGTAAAAAATGGAGCGTTCGATTTCGAAGCCGTTATAAACCCATCTGATATTGAGTGA
- the mtnN gene encoding 5'-methylthioadenosine/S-adenosylhomocysteine nucleosidase yields MILVLGVFKIEVEPMLEEMEVLEKGRILKRYYQRGIVGRNEVVVSYGFIGKVEAALVTQAFLDKFSIDAVFLTGNAGGLEGTKVGDVVIGDAYVEYDFETALGDKGIEILGNEELEDKIIAYSNREIKTGLIASGDSFVTTDERAKEIMEKTGALCVDMDSAAVAKVCHENEKKFLAIKTIVDVCGKNTEEEFKKNYEKYGFLSNLLLLDVLKKCVF; encoded by the coding sequence GTGATACTGGTATTGGGTGTATTCAAAATAGAAGTAGAACCTATGCTGGAAGAGATGGAAGTACTCGAGAAGGGAAGAATCTTGAAAAGATATTACCAAAGGGGAATTGTCGGTAGAAATGAGGTGGTTGTGAGCTACGGCTTCATTGGAAAGGTAGAAGCGGCTCTCGTCACGCAAGCTTTTTTAGACAAATTCAGCATAGACGCTGTTTTTCTGACAGGAAATGCAGGGGGGTTAGAGGGCACAAAAGTGGGAGATGTGGTGATAGGTGATGCTTACGTGGAGTACGACTTTGAAACAGCTCTTGGTGATAAAGGTATCGAGATTTTAGGGAATGAGGAGCTAGAAGACAAAATTATTGCCTATTCGAACAGAGAGATTAAAACAGGTTTGATAGCTAGCGGTGATTCTTTTGTGACTACTGATGAAAGAGCAAAAGAGATAATGGAAAAAACAGGCGCGCTCTGTGTAGACATGGATTCTGCCGCTGTTGCAAAAGTGTGCCATGAAAACGAAAAAAAGTTCCTCGCGATAAAAACGATTGTAGATGTGTGTGGTAAAAACACCGAGGAAGAGTTCAAGAAGAATTATGAAAAATACGGCTTTCTTTCAAATCTTCTTCTCCTCGACGTTTTGAAGAAATGTGTGTTCTAA
- a CDS encoding type II secretion system protein produces the protein MRKGSILITTLVVLLIVAVFSTVMVIYFQQYKKNAEYTSQRLEAAYRASNALNLGISFLKVHFEGILGIDVDWKNGKVQWLEDFKKRVFSQTDGDAWKKMFELVEEDKYYDLALEEGFSEEMSKYELSKTEVIALPFQNSYYTLLVARSQVGRAVVYKYALLSSNFLNKYVYFTEKETRNGEEIHFITQDVIDGPFRSNDVIHVSGEPLFKGSVEFKDIDVEEGNGPRYENPPPKYLTQEDIEKYNMERIKNYYLTKIREIVKPASEAVVYPSDVGIELPTIRELVDEWQYFWWYYRKYFEPVYVIEFNTPRGQSDNDYLIKVKYKEIYKTYRSSDGQNWEFVSSEEGNLRELFHIKPKPNSDQYHLVVTGQKAREILGLDKGTYDIHFNGVLKTDTDVYIKNMSNSGKPMFVEGKYTIVAKNIYVMDHIIYNDFREVLETIAASQGINSSSEEKIADETVIRPLDKNGNVETEEYAELLKNHKSDDFLNLVAMENVVVKKKRKNMKIFASIYAFDGSFYVEGYDTIKPKGELTIFGSLMQNVRGPIGTFYWEKEKPQILTGYRKNYVYDWRVLKGIAAAGTPATEEESLVLLLREVY, from the coding sequence ATGAGGAAAGGTTCCATACTCATCACGACTCTCGTTGTGTTGTTGATAGTAGCTGTTTTTTCAACGGTGATGGTCATTTATTTTCAGCAGTATAAAAAGAACGCAGAATACACTTCTCAAAGACTCGAAGCAGCTTACAGAGCTTCAAATGCTCTGAATTTGGGTATATCCTTTTTAAAAGTCCATTTCGAAGGTATTCTAGGAATCGATGTTGATTGGAAAAACGGGAAAGTCCAGTGGCTCGAGGATTTCAAAAAGAGAGTCTTTTCCCAGACAGATGGTGATGCTTGGAAGAAAATGTTTGAATTGGTGGAAGAAGATAAATATTACGATCTTGCTTTGGAAGAAGGATTTTCAGAGGAAATGTCGAAGTACGAACTCTCAAAAACGGAAGTTATTGCTCTACCCTTTCAAAATTCTTACTACACACTCCTCGTTGCAAGGTCTCAAGTTGGAAGAGCTGTTGTCTATAAGTACGCTCTTCTCTCCTCGAACTTCTTGAACAAGTACGTGTATTTCACCGAAAAAGAGACAAGGAACGGGGAGGAGATCCACTTCATCACGCAGGACGTCATCGATGGTCCTTTCAGGTCTAACGATGTGATACACGTCAGTGGGGAACCTCTCTTCAAAGGAAGCGTTGAATTCAAAGATATAGACGTAGAAGAAGGGAATGGTCCCAGGTATGAGAATCCTCCACCTAAATATTTGACACAAGAAGACATAGAGAAATACAACATGGAAAGAATAAAAAACTACTATTTAACCAAAATTCGGGAGATAGTGAAACCCGCAAGTGAAGCAGTGGTTTACCCTTCAGATGTGGGTATAGAGCTGCCAACAATAAGAGAGTTGGTTGACGAATGGCAGTATTTTTGGTGGTATTACAGAAAATATTTTGAACCAGTTTATGTGATAGAATTCAACACTCCCAGGGGGCAGAGTGATAACGATTACCTCATAAAAGTTAAATACAAAGAGATTTACAAAACCTATAGAAGTTCCGATGGACAAAACTGGGAGTTTGTTAGTTCTGAAGAAGGCAATCTCAGAGAATTGTTTCATATCAAACCCAAACCGAACAGTGATCAATATCATCTTGTTGTAACTGGACAAAAAGCTCGAGAAATTTTGGGTTTGGATAAAGGAACTTACGATATACATTTCAACGGCGTTCTCAAAACGGATACCGATGTTTACATAAAGAACATGAGTAATTCGGGAAAACCCATGTTCGTCGAAGGAAAATACACGATCGTTGCGAAAAACATTTATGTGATGGATCACATCATATACAACGATTTCAGAGAGGTTTTAGAAACCATAGCTGCGTCTCAAGGTATAAACAGTTCTTCCGAAGAAAAAATAGCCGATGAGACGGTTATAAGACCTTTGGACAAAAACGGAAACGTGGAAACTGAAGAGTACGCCGAACTTTTGAAGAATCACAAATCTGATGACTTTCTCAATCTCGTCGCGATGGAAAACGTTGTTGTGAAAAAGAAGAGAAAAAACATGAAGATCTTCGCTAGTATATACGCCTTCGATGGAAGTTTTTATGTAGAAGGTTATGACACAATTAAACCCAAAGGAGAGCTCACCATTTTTGGGTCCCTCATGCAAAACGTCAGGGGACCTATTGGAACCTTCTATTGGGAAAAAGAAAAACCTCAAATTTTAACAGGTTATCGGAAAAATTACGTTTATGATTGGAGAGTTTTAAAAGGGATAGCAGCAGCGGGAACTCCCGCGACAGAAGAGGAAAGCTTAGTTTTATTGCTGAGAGAGGTGTATTGA
- a CDS encoding ABC transporter ATP-binding protein, with amino-acid sequence MTITDLSKRPLLVLDHVTMQFGGLVAVDDFTNEIREGELVGLIGPNGAGKTTVFNVITGIYSPTKGRIIFDGIDITGLKPYQITHLGIARTFQNIRLFSDMTVLENVLVAQHHVLSNPDADRILMKHEKPRKGEGRFWFWKAVIKIGYMKKEKEMLERAKDLLKRVGLEKVMFEKASSLPYGDQRKLEIARALATNPKLILLDEPAAGMNPRETEDLMEFIKQIRKDFNLTVFLIEHDMKVVMGICERIIVMDYGRIISEGTPKDVQNDPKVIEAYLGREWESV; translated from the coding sequence ATGACGATAACTGACCTTTCGAAGAGACCGCTTCTCGTATTGGATCACGTAACAATGCAGTTTGGAGGACTCGTGGCAGTCGATGACTTCACAAACGAGATAAGAGAAGGGGAACTCGTTGGTCTCATAGGTCCGAACGGAGCAGGAAAGACCACAGTCTTCAACGTGATAACGGGAATTTACAGTCCCACGAAAGGAAGAATAATCTTCGATGGAATAGACATAACCGGTTTGAAACCATATCAAATAACACATCTTGGAATAGCCAGAACCTTTCAAAATATTAGATTGTTCTCTGATATGACAGTTTTAGAAAATGTACTTGTAGCTCAACACCATGTTCTCTCAAACCCTGATGCGGACAGAATACTCATGAAGCATGAAAAGCCGAGAAAAGGAGAAGGCAGATTCTGGTTTTGGAAAGCGGTCATCAAGATAGGATACATGAAGAAAGAAAAAGAGATGTTAGAGAGAGCAAAAGATCTCTTGAAGAGGGTAGGGTTGGAAAAAGTAATGTTTGAAAAGGCTTCTTCTCTTCCGTACGGAGATCAAAGAAAATTGGAAATAGCCAGGGCCCTTGCCACAAATCCAAAATTGATTCTCTTGGATGAACCCGCTGCAGGTATGAACCCGAGAGAAACGGAAGATTTGATGGAGTTCATAAAACAAATTAGAAAGGATTTCAACCTGACGGTGTTTCTGATAGAACACGATATGAAAGTAGTAATGGGTATCTGTGAGCGAATCATTGTGATGGACTATGGTAGGATCATATCGGAAGGAACACCCAAAGACGTTCAAAATGATCCCAAGGTGATAGAGGCTTACCTTGGAAGGGAGTGGGAGAGTGTCTGA